Proteins from one Anaerosoma tenue genomic window:
- a CDS encoding homocysteine S-methyltransferase family protein — protein sequence MPDIGLRLGREVLVIDGAMGTMLQRHDIPSGQSLMQLNVTAPELVEEVHRLYALAGADCATTNSFGGSRHKLEAYGLGDQVTDLNRAAVRLARSGGAPHILADMGPTGLVMEPLGSATFDEVFEQFAEQASALAAEHPDALFIETMTDIAEARCAVLAARSVTDLPVFVTVTFGLSGRMDLSGTSPEAAAVILEAAGATAVGMNCGLGPEQMLPLVERMAEATSLPIIVQPNAGMPRLEDGVTVFPGTADEMGSYAARFVDAGASLVGSCCGSTPSFTGAIVDFAKRRDLADRPEPEPGVVLAGPRDVVRISSGAPLVRVGERINPTGKKRLAESLRAGRLDVVREYAIEQADAGADLLDVNVGAAGVEQATVLPAAVLALSGLVDQPLVLDTTDPEALEAALRVYPGRALINSVSGEAASMGSVLPLARRYGAAVVVLALDDDGIPATASARADVVRKVRDAARNSGLTDHDLVADTLVLAAATQADGAGATLEAIATVSDELGLATIAGVSNVSHGLPGRAMLNARFLELAAVVGLDAAIVNPSESVSMDAALSDAADDVLYGRDARAERWIALVASRSAESDQGVVETPGDPATRLGMVIERGDADSAPGLVDTLVGDGMEPQAVIAGVLTPAIQRLGDAYGRGDVFLPQLIAAAEAMKAAVVRAKAYLPEGSATHEGRVVFGTVKGDIHSIGKDICVSMLESQGFLVDDLGVDVSTERFVDAAEAADAVCLSALMTTTLRTMERTVAAIREQAEVPVFVGGAVVTRDFADRLGAGYSEDAPGCVRAVRDAVAARKGNG from the coding sequence ATGCCTGATATCGGACTCCGGCTTGGCCGCGAGGTTCTTGTCATCGACGGGGCGATGGGCACCATGCTCCAACGACACGACATCCCCTCGGGCCAGTCGCTGATGCAGCTGAACGTCACCGCGCCCGAGTTGGTGGAGGAGGTGCACCGCCTGTACGCGCTCGCGGGAGCGGATTGCGCGACCACGAACTCGTTCGGGGGGTCTCGGCACAAGCTTGAAGCTTATGGCCTTGGCGATCAAGTGACAGACCTCAACCGGGCGGCGGTGCGTCTCGCGCGCTCGGGCGGGGCGCCGCACATCCTGGCCGACATGGGTCCCACCGGGTTGGTGATGGAGCCGCTCGGCAGTGCGACGTTCGACGAGGTCTTCGAGCAGTTCGCGGAGCAGGCGTCGGCGCTCGCGGCCGAGCATCCCGATGCGCTGTTCATCGAGACGATGACCGACATCGCCGAGGCGCGATGCGCCGTTCTCGCGGCGCGATCGGTCACCGATCTTCCCGTGTTCGTGACCGTGACGTTCGGGCTGAGCGGGCGCATGGACCTGTCGGGCACCAGCCCCGAGGCGGCTGCGGTGATACTCGAGGCGGCCGGGGCGACAGCGGTGGGGATGAACTGCGGGCTCGGCCCGGAGCAGATGCTGCCGCTCGTCGAGCGGATGGCAGAAGCCACATCGTTGCCGATCATCGTGCAGCCCAACGCTGGCATGCCCCGGCTCGAGGATGGGGTGACCGTGTTCCCCGGCACGGCGGACGAGATGGGCTCCTACGCCGCGCGTTTCGTGGACGCGGGGGCCTCCCTCGTTGGGTCGTGCTGTGGTTCGACGCCATCGTTCACCGGCGCGATCGTGGACTTCGCCAAGAGGCGCGACCTTGCTGACCGGCCGGAGCCCGAACCGGGCGTCGTGCTGGCGGGTCCGCGCGATGTCGTGCGGATAAGCAGCGGCGCGCCGCTCGTGCGTGTGGGGGAGCGGATCAACCCGACGGGCAAGAAGCGGCTTGCCGAGAGTCTTCGCGCGGGGCGACTGGATGTGGTGCGCGAGTACGCGATCGAGCAGGCCGACGCGGGCGCTGACCTGCTGGATGTGAACGTGGGCGCGGCGGGCGTGGAACAGGCCACTGTGCTCCCGGCCGCGGTGTTGGCGCTGAGCGGGCTGGTGGACCAGCCGCTCGTCCTCGACACGACCGACCCGGAGGCGCTGGAGGCGGCGTTGCGCGTCTACCCGGGCCGCGCGCTCATCAACAGCGTGAGCGGCGAGGCGGCCTCGATGGGATCCGTGCTCCCGCTGGCGCGGCGGTACGGCGCAGCGGTGGTCGTGCTTGCGCTCGACGACGACGGCATCCCCGCGACCGCAAGCGCGCGAGCCGACGTGGTACGGAAGGTCCGCGACGCGGCACGGAACAGCGGGCTCACCGATCATGACCTCGTGGCTGACACGCTGGTCCTCGCCGCCGCGACGCAGGCCGACGGCGCCGGTGCGACGCTCGAGGCGATCGCGACGGTGTCGGACGAGCTCGGCCTGGCCACAATCGCGGGAGTGAGCAACGTCAGCCACGGTCTTCCTGGCCGCGCGATGCTGAACGCGCGCTTCCTGGAGCTTGCAGCCGTGGTGGGCCTTGACGCCGCCATAGTCAACCCCTCGGAGTCGGTCTCGATGGACGCGGCCCTTTCGGATGCTGCCGATGACGTGCTATACGGGCGCGACGCCAGGGCCGAGCGCTGGATAGCGCTCGTCGCCTCGCGGAGCGCCGAGTCGGACCAGGGTGTGGTGGAGACGCCCGGAGATCCGGCGACACGTCTCGGCATGGTCATCGAACGCGGCGATGCCGACTCGGCGCCCGGTCTGGTGGACACGCTCGTCGGTGACGGCATGGAGCCGCAGGCGGTCATCGCCGGGGTGCTCACACCGGCGATCCAGAGGCTCGGCGACGCGTACGGTCGCGGTGACGTGTTCCTGCCGCAGCTGATAGCGGCGGCCGAGGCCATGAAGGCGGCTGTCGTTCGTGCAAAGGCGTACCTTCCTGAAGGGTCGGCCACACATGAGGGTCGTGTGGTGTTCGGCACGGTGAAGGGCGACATCCACTCCATCGGCAAGGACATCTGCGTCAGCATGCTGGAGAGCCAGGGGTTCCTTGTGGACGACCTGGGCGTCGATGTCTCGACCGAGCGGTTCGTGGATGCGGCTGAGGCCGCTGACGCCGTGTGCCTGTCCGCACTCATGACCACCACGCTCCGCACGATGGAGCGTACCGTGGCGGCCATCCGGGAGCAGGCGGAAGTACCCGTCTTCGTGGGCGGCGCCGTGGTGACCCGCGATTTCGCGGACCGTCTCGGGGCGGGGTATTCTGAGGATGCGCCGGGCTGCGTACGCGCGGTCCGGGATGCCGTGGCTGCGCGCAAGGGGAACGGATGA
- a CDS encoding methylenetetrahydrofolate reductase, whose amino-acid sequence MSRLRELLESGEFVVTGEVAPPRGTDLADMHASVDLLAPHCHALNVTDNQGASLHLSSLAASRAILERGIEPIFQQTCRDRNRLALQSDLLAAWSLGLENVLVVTGDDPRAGDHPHAKGVFDLDSTQLASIALGMNEGRDMMGRDLKGGTDFYIGAAMFPEAEPWDVQLARIEQKVAAGVRFFQTQAIFDMDKLQRAVDAVRPLGVKVIAGVLVIRSPRVVDFVNRNLAGLMVPDHVADRIRSAPDPAEEAVRLAAEQVRDIREIADGVHVMPLGLDTEVGRILDGSG is encoded by the coding sequence ATGAGCCGCCTGCGAGAGCTGCTGGAGTCGGGCGAGTTCGTCGTGACCGGGGAGGTCGCACCGCCGCGCGGTACGGACCTGGCCGACATGCATGCGTCGGTGGACCTCCTGGCGCCGCACTGCCACGCGCTCAACGTCACCGACAACCAGGGCGCCAGCCTCCACTTGTCGAGCCTCGCAGCGTCCAGGGCGATCCTGGAGCGCGGCATCGAGCCGATCTTCCAGCAGACATGCCGTGACCGGAACCGCCTCGCGCTGCAGTCGGATCTGCTCGCCGCGTGGTCGCTCGGCCTGGAGAACGTGCTCGTGGTGACCGGCGACGACCCGCGCGCCGGCGACCATCCGCACGCGAAGGGTGTGTTCGACCTCGACTCGACGCAGTTGGCCTCGATAGCCCTGGGCATGAACGAAGGCCGCGACATGATGGGTCGCGACCTCAAGGGCGGCACGGACTTCTATATCGGAGCCGCGATGTTCCCCGAGGCCGAGCCCTGGGACGTCCAGCTCGCGCGGATCGAGCAGAAGGTCGCGGCCGGGGTGCGCTTCTTCCAGACCCAGGCGATCTTCGATATGGACAAGCTGCAGCGGGCCGTGGACGCTGTGCGTCCGTTGGGAGTGAAGGTCATCGCGGGGGTGCTCGTCATCCGAAGCCCACGCGTCGTGGATTTCGTGAACCGGAACCTCGCGGGCCTCATGGTGCCCGACCACGTGGCGGACCGGATCCGCTCGGCGCCGGATCCGGCGGAAGAGGCCGTCCGTCTGGCGGCCGAGCAGGTGCGTGACATCCGTGAGATAGCCGACGGCGTACATGTCATGCCGCTCGGCCTGGACACGGAGGTCGGTCGCATCCTTGACGGATCGGGGTAG
- a CDS encoding NIL domain-containing protein, whose product MARKRLDLTFPPRQSLKPIIYHLVKDYDLVPNILRAQIHPAQEGRMVLEVTGTKEDYAAGVAFLEEQGLTVNEAASDIVLDDAQCVDCGLCSAVCKPGALTLDPVTQTLRFDKDKCVYCEACVIACPRRAITLRF is encoded by the coding sequence ATGGCACGCAAACGGCTCGACCTTACCTTCCCGCCCCGGCAGTCCCTCAAGCCGATCATCTACCACCTCGTGAAGGACTACGATCTGGTGCCGAACATCCTGCGCGCGCAGATCCATCCCGCCCAGGAGGGCCGGATGGTGCTCGAAGTGACCGGCACGAAGGAAGACTACGCTGCGGGGGTCGCGTTCCTCGAGGAGCAAGGCCTCACGGTGAACGAGGCGGCGAGCGATATCGTCCTGGACGACGCGCAGTGCGTGGACTGCGGCCTGTGCAGCGCGGTCTGCAAGCCTGGCGCATTGACCCTCGATCCCGTGACCCAGACGCTGCGGTTCGACAAGGACAAGTGCGTGTACTGCGAGGCATGCGTGATCGCCTGTCCGCGCAGGGCGATCACGTTGCGTTTCTGA
- a CDS encoding homocysteine biosynthesis protein, whose protein sequence is MAKTWEEINERIASGAAVVFTAEEFAVLAAEEGVSAAAKKVDVVTTGTFGPMCSSGVVLNFGHSDPPIRMTELTLNDVPAYGGLAAVDTYLGVTETSRVRGIEYGGAHVIEDLLRGRAVRLRAASPGTDCYPRTEIDTWVTLEELNQAYFFNPRNAYQNYAVAVNTSDRVLHTYLGTLLPRLGNATYCSAGALSPLLNDPTYRTIGVGSRIFVAGAPGYVAWEGTQHNPHADRDAHGVPVRPAGTLAVIADLKQASPEYFSAATFTGYGVSSFVGIGVPVPVLDEDIAATLALTDADITATVYDYSVQRRSRPSLSTVSYADLRSGTIEIDGKKVPTGPISSLPKARAIATELKRWITDERFTLAAPVQLLPQVGAPGTRPLEIRTGEAI, encoded by the coding sequence ATGGCCAAGACCTGGGAAGAGATCAACGAACGCATAGCCAGCGGGGCGGCGGTCGTCTTCACGGCCGAGGAGTTCGCCGTGCTTGCAGCTGAGGAAGGCGTGAGCGCCGCGGCGAAGAAGGTCGACGTGGTGACGACAGGTACGTTCGGTCCGATGTGCTCGTCCGGCGTGGTGCTCAACTTCGGACACTCGGATCCACCGATCCGGATGACCGAGCTGACGCTGAACGACGTTCCGGCCTACGGCGGGCTTGCCGCTGTGGACACCTACCTGGGCGTCACGGAGACGAGCCGTGTGCGGGGTATCGAGTATGGTGGCGCCCACGTGATCGAAGACCTTCTGAGAGGCCGGGCGGTGCGGCTGAGAGCGGCGAGTCCGGGGACCGACTGCTACCCGCGTACCGAGATCGACACATGGGTCACGCTGGAGGAGCTCAACCAGGCGTACTTCTTCAACCCCCGGAACGCATATCAGAACTACGCGGTGGCCGTGAACACGAGCGATCGCGTGCTCCACACGTATCTGGGGACGCTCTTGCCGCGCCTGGGGAACGCCACGTACTGCTCGGCAGGCGCGCTTTCGCCGCTGCTCAACGACCCCACGTATCGCACGATAGGCGTGGGTTCGCGCATCTTCGTTGCTGGCGCCCCGGGGTATGTGGCCTGGGAAGGCACGCAGCACAATCCGCATGCCGACCGTGATGCGCACGGCGTACCGGTGAGGCCCGCCGGCACCCTGGCGGTGATCGCGGATCTGAAGCAGGCGAGTCCCGAGTACTTCTCGGCGGCGACGTTCACGGGTTACGGTGTCTCGAGTTTCGTGGGCATCGGCGTGCCCGTTCCTGTGCTCGACGAGGATATCGCGGCCACACTGGCGCTCACGGACGCCGATATCACGGCGACGGTGTACGACTACAGCGTCCAGCGGCGTTCGCGGCCGTCGCTGAGCACGGTCTCGTATGCGGATCTCCGCAGCGGGACGATCGAGATCGACGGCAAGAAGGTCCCCACGGGACCGATCTCGTCGCTGCCCAAGGCGCGTGCCATAGCCACCGAGCTGAAGCGGTGGATAACCGACGAGCGTTTCACACTCGCAGCGCCCGTGCAGTTGCTCCCGCAGGTAGGTGCGCCGGGCACGAGACCGCTCGAGATCAGAACAGGGGAGGCGATCTGA
- a CDS encoding metallophosphoesterase family protein, with the protein MTDRGSGSVRRIALYSDVHGNLAALESVLEDIEGRGVSERYCLGDLVGYGPHPVEVVERIRDLGDPVAQGNYDRAISEHDASPGSRYESARETLDGAESYAYTVSSLSSEHVDFLGRLAAEVVLDVDGVGILLCHGSPRRMVEVVDADTPPASLAAHIQEAGVDVVCCGHVHVPFHRSMPTESSVLHWVNAGSVGRPRDGDPRAAWVELVLGTHEEVLAAAPMDIACRRAGCTDVWISTITHRVAYDVEPVIHDMIAAGLPPTLAAGLRSGLEEHAWEALMVERAAHDAEETASQDPVRAEYLLQTCGHDGGSCTCAIDDRTASYESLARLFRDDVSGVVVAIRHLRTAMRSCRVSRNVDEQAIREAFGDADRAVRTGEGRRAFLEERRRLFGGESRFDPFSNVLSPDESTYVSADPDTCLVVLGLTYREGRFTSPAIGGIERGLGDIATELSYMGHCLRMAAAGDPAAAVRARRFFIEHLSTWAVLFAVVVGREAREPVMRYAGLALDKFLTCEAATFRHSIPSHCGARSRGLRD; encoded by the coding sequence TTGACGGATCGGGGTAGCGGGAGCGTGCGGCGGATCGCCCTGTATAGCGATGTCCACGGCAACCTCGCCGCGCTCGAGTCTGTGCTCGAGGACATCGAGGGGCGAGGGGTCTCGGAGCGCTACTGCCTCGGGGATCTCGTCGGCTATGGCCCGCACCCCGTGGAGGTGGTGGAGCGGATCCGGGATCTCGGCGACCCGGTCGCGCAGGGGAACTACGACAGGGCGATCAGCGAGCACGACGCGAGTCCCGGAAGCCGTTACGAGAGCGCCCGGGAGACCCTCGACGGTGCCGAGTCGTACGCGTACACGGTGTCTTCCCTGTCTTCCGAACATGTCGACTTTCTGGGGCGGCTCGCTGCGGAGGTCGTACTGGACGTCGATGGCGTGGGTATCCTGTTGTGTCACGGGTCCCCCCGCCGGATGGTCGAGGTCGTCGATGCCGACACTCCGCCGGCCTCACTGGCCGCTCACATCCAGGAAGCCGGAGTTGACGTCGTGTGCTGCGGCCACGTCCACGTCCCGTTCCATCGTTCCATGCCCACCGAGAGCAGTGTGCTGCACTGGGTGAACGCGGGTTCGGTGGGCCGTCCGCGCGACGGCGATCCTCGCGCGGCGTGGGTGGAGCTGGTCCTTGGCACGCATGAGGAGGTCCTTGCCGCGGCGCCGATGGATATCGCGTGCCGTCGTGCCGGGTGCACCGACGTCTGGATAAGCACCATCACCCATCGTGTGGCGTACGACGTTGAGCCGGTGATCCACGACATGATCGCCGCCGGCCTTCCACCCACACTCGCTGCCGGTCTGCGTAGCGGCCTCGAAGAGCATGCGTGGGAAGCGCTCATGGTTGAGCGCGCCGCGCACGACGCCGAGGAGACGGCTTCGCAGGATCCGGTCCGGGCCGAGTATCTTCTGCAGACGTGCGGTCATGACGGGGGATCGTGCACCTGCGCGATCGACGACCGCACCGCGTCGTACGAGTCACTGGCGCGGCTGTTCCGTGATGATGTGTCGGGAGTGGTGGTCGCGATCCGTCACCTCAGGACCGCCATGAGATCCTGCCGGGTGAGCCGCAACGTGGACGAGCAGGCGATACGTGAGGCGTTCGGCGATGCCGATCGCGCCGTCAGGACCGGGGAAGGGCGCCGGGCGTTCCTCGAGGAGCGACGGCGCCTGTTCGGGGGTGAGTCCCGCTTCGATCCCTTCTCGAACGTCCTATCCCCGGATGAGTCGACCTACGTCAGCGCCGATCCGGACACGTGCCTGGTCGTGCTCGGACTCACCTATCGCGAGGGCAGGTTCACGTCCCCGGCGATCGGCGGTATAGAGCGCGGCCTGGGTGATATCGCAACGGAGCTCTCGTACATGGGGCACTGCCTTCGCATGGCCGCAGCCGGCGATCCGGCCGCGGCGGTCAGAGCGCGCCGGTTCTTCATCGAGCACCTGTCCACCTGGGCGGTCCTGTTCGCCGTGGTCGTAGGGAGAGAGGCGCGCGAGCCGGTCATGAGGTACGCGGGGCTGGCGCTGGACAAGTTCCTCACGTGTGAGGCGGCGACTTTCCGCCACTCGATCCCGAGCCACTGTGGCGCGAGGTCACGCGGCCTTCGGGACTGA
- the lipA gene encoding lipoyl synthase, with product MAYEHGSSARRLPAWLRRPIAHGGEYVAVEGLLEELHLSTVCREAKCPNRGECYASGTATFLIAGDVCTRGCTFCAVESRSPLPLDKGEPARVAEAVARMGLRHAVITMVTRDDLDDGAAAHVVATIEAVRAASPATAVEVLVSDFAGEERAIDAVVDARPDVFNHNVETVPRLYPSVRPGADYGRSLGVLARAHSRASDMPVKSGMMLGLGETHDEVVDVMRDLREAGCDLLTLGQYLRPSARHLPVAAFVEPDEFTALAREARRLGFAGVASAPFVRSSYHAAELAEM from the coding sequence GTGGCCTACGAGCACGGCTCTTCGGCCCGGCGTCTGCCGGCATGGCTCCGCCGTCCCATCGCGCACGGTGGCGAATACGTCGCCGTGGAGGGCCTGCTCGAGGAGCTGCATCTCTCAACGGTATGCCGCGAGGCGAAGTGCCCCAACCGCGGGGAGTGCTACGCGAGCGGCACCGCCACCTTCCTGATCGCCGGTGACGTGTGCACGCGCGGCTGCACGTTCTGCGCGGTGGAGTCGCGTTCCCCGCTGCCCCTTGATAAGGGCGAGCCCGCCCGCGTTGCCGAGGCCGTGGCGCGCATGGGCCTGCGTCACGCGGTGATCACCATGGTCACCAGGGACGATCTGGACGATGGGGCGGCTGCCCATGTGGTGGCCACGATCGAGGCGGTACGCGCGGCATCTCCCGCGACGGCGGTCGAGGTGCTCGTGAGCGACTTCGCGGGTGAGGAGCGTGCGATTGACGCCGTCGTCGATGCGCGTCCCGACGTCTTCAACCACAACGTGGAGACCGTGCCGCGGCTGTACCCGTCGGTGCGTCCTGGCGCGGACTACGGGAGGAGCCTGGGCGTTCTGGCCCGGGCGCATTCGCGCGCCTCGGACATGCCGGTCAAATCGGGGATGATGCTCGGCCTCGGGGAGACCCACGACGAGGTCGTGGACGTGATGCGCGACCTGCGGGAGGCCGGATGCGATCTCCTGACGCTCGGCCAGTATCTGCGTCCGAGCGCCCGGCACCTGCCAGTGGCCGCGTTCGTGGAGCCTGACGAATTCACCGCCCTGGCGCGTGAGGCCCGCCGCCTGGGATTCGCGGGTGTGGCGAGCGCGCCGTTCGTGCGCTCGAGTTATCACGCGGCCGAGCTCGCGGAGATGTGA
- a CDS encoding NUDIX hydrolase, translating into MPTYEHPRPALTADVVALAHGPAGLVVLLVRRAHEPFEGRWALPGGFVDEGEVPEAAARRELEEETGLRVGPSLSLVGVYGEPGRDPRGWTVSAAYLVVLDEPAVVLGGDDAAEAAWMPATDMPGLAFDHDAIVRDALAAAGELTPRGSDRTLT; encoded by the coding sequence ATGCCGACGTACGAACATCCACGCCCTGCGCTCACCGCCGATGTCGTGGCGCTCGCTCACGGACCCGCGGGTCTCGTGGTGCTGCTGGTCCGGCGGGCTCATGAGCCGTTCGAAGGCCGCTGGGCGTTGCCCGGCGGTTTCGTGGACGAGGGCGAGGTCCCTGAGGCTGCGGCCCGGCGCGAGCTCGAGGAGGAGACCGGGCTGCGGGTAGGGCCGTCCCTGTCGCTCGTGGGCGTCTACGGGGAGCCCGGCCGCGATCCGCGTGGATGGACGGTATCGGCCGCGTATCTGGTGGTGCTCGACGAGCCTGCGGTCGTGCTCGGCGGTGATGACGCCGCCGAGGCGGCGTGGATGCCTGCAACGGATATGCCCGGCCTCGCTTTCGACCACGACGCGATCGTACGCGACGCGCTTGCGGCCGCCGGTGAGTTGACACCCCGGGGGAGCGACCGTACCCTTACCTGA
- a CDS encoding methylenetetrahydrofolate reductase C-terminal domain-containing protein: MIITRPRDWDRIKANLSDIAAKRVFVMGCGQCATVAHTGGEKEVLETAERLRAEGYEVTGWAVGEVTCHLNGTKLESRKHRSEIDDADAVLVLACGAGVQTTADAIAKPVFPGLESLFLGTVIRNGIFEERCQTCGDCVLDKTAGICPVTTCPKGLLNGPCGGMWNGMCEVLTDRECTHVRIQRRLAEQGRTRNSTLEPKDFSTALKPGGVNIRQQGGGR; encoded by the coding sequence ATGATAATCACACGACCACGCGATTGGGACCGGATCAAGGCCAACCTTTCGGACATCGCCGCAAAACGGGTGTTCGTGATGGGCTGTGGCCAGTGCGCCACGGTCGCCCACACGGGTGGCGAGAAGGAGGTCCTGGAGACGGCGGAGAGGCTCCGTGCCGAGGGCTATGAGGTGACCGGTTGGGCTGTGGGCGAGGTCACGTGCCACCTGAACGGCACCAAGCTTGAGAGCCGGAAGCACCGCTCAGAGATCGACGACGCTGATGCGGTGCTCGTGCTGGCATGCGGTGCGGGCGTGCAGACGACCGCCGACGCGATCGCCAAACCCGTGTTCCCGGGGCTCGAGTCGCTGTTCCTCGGCACGGTGATACGCAACGGCATCTTCGAGGAGCGCTGTCAGACGTGCGGCGATTGCGTCTTGGACAAGACCGCGGGGATATGTCCGGTGACGACGTGCCCCAAGGGGCTGCTGAACGGCCCGTGCGGCGGTATGTGGAACGGCATGTGCGAGGTGCTGACCGACCGGGAGTGCACTCACGTGCGGATACAGCGCCGTCTTGCCGAGCAGGGACGGACGCGCAACTCCACACTCGAGCCGAAGGACTTCAGCACCGCGCTCAAGCCTGGTGGCGTGAACATCCGGCAGCAGGGAGGTGGACGATGA
- a CDS encoding molybdenum cofactor biosynthesis protein MoaE — MNGSAGPSLDVWLAEAKREASAADVGMYLCHNGVVRSYSRDGRPVISMDLSVDRERLEELVSTARMMEGVSIVRVWINEGHLEVGDDIMYVMVGGDIRPNVIEALTALVGMIKSEVVTEKEQRPEA, encoded by the coding sequence ATGAACGGATCTGCAGGTCCGAGCCTTGATGTCTGGCTGGCCGAGGCCAAGCGCGAGGCCAGCGCGGCCGACGTGGGGATGTATCTGTGTCACAACGGCGTCGTCCGCTCCTACTCGCGCGACGGTCGGCCGGTGATCTCCATGGACCTCTCGGTCGATCGCGAGCGGCTCGAGGAGCTCGTGTCGACAGCCCGGATGATGGAAGGCGTGTCGATCGTGCGCGTCTGGATCAACGAGGGCCATCTCGAGGTAGGTGACGACATCATGTACGTGATGGTGGGCGGTGACATCCGGCCCAACGTCATCGAGGCGCTCACCGCGCTGGTAGGGATGATCAAGTCCGAGGTGGTCACGGAGAAGGAGCAGCGGCCGGAGGCGTAG
- the lpdA gene encoding dihydrolipoyl dehydrogenase — MHIVVLGGGPGGYGAAFEAARLGADVTLIERERLGGTCLNWGCIPTKTILRSAHIVADTRDAAEFGLDSAVASVDVPALRSRKERVVDELVGQVESSAKRLKVKVVTGEGRLAGPKAVEVTAPDGATETIAGDALILATGSTVFRLPDIDHDLEGVWTSDDAVSLSEIPKDIVIIGGGVIGLEFACAYAAFGSVVTVVELMEQVLPGNDKRVVRQTQAALEALGVEFHLGDAVSLVERHDGRMRSTLRSGAAIESDVVMSAVGRMPNAAGFGYEEAGIEFDRRAVAVDEHLRTNIPGVYAVGDVIGGMMLAHVAEEEGVIAARNAVAESEHGAGAGLESVRYDCIPACVYTFPEVATVGSSRDSAKERGIDAVQAIAKFAANGKALGEGESDGFVQLVAEKGSGRIAGCQIVGPHAVETIHEVAVAMRHDLTVRQLAETVHAHPTVSEVIRMACADAAGKCGC; from the coding sequence ATGCATATCGTCGTGCTCGGTGGAGGTCCCGGGGGCTATGGGGCGGCGTTCGAGGCGGCACGGCTGGGGGCCGATGTCACGCTGATCGAACGCGAGCGTCTCGGCGGCACCTGTCTCAACTGGGGCTGTATCCCCACCAAGACGATCCTGCGCTCGGCCCATATCGTCGCGGACACGCGCGATGCCGCCGAGTTCGGCCTTGATTCCGCGGTAGCCAGCGTCGATGTCCCTGCGCTGCGCTCGCGTAAGGAGCGCGTGGTCGACGAGCTGGTGGGACAGGTCGAATCGAGCGCGAAGCGGCTGAAGGTCAAGGTCGTCACCGGTGAGGGCCGGCTTGCCGGCCCCAAGGCGGTGGAGGTGACCGCCCCTGACGGGGCGACCGAGACGATCGCCGGCGACGCGCTGATCCTCGCCACCGGCTCGACCGTCTTCAGGCTTCCCGACATCGATCACGACCTCGAGGGCGTGTGGACCAGCGACGACGCGGTCTCGCTCTCGGAGATACCCAAGGACATCGTCATCATCGGTGGCGGCGTCATCGGACTCGAGTTCGCGTGCGCGTACGCGGCGTTCGGCAGCGTGGTCACGGTGGTCGAGTTGATGGAGCAGGTCCTGCCGGGTAACGACAAGCGCGTGGTGCGCCAGACCCAGGCCGCGCTCGAGGCGCTGGGGGTGGAGTTCCATCTTGGAGATGCCGTCTCCTTGGTGGAGCGGCACGACGGCCGGATGCGGAGCACGCTGCGCAGCGGGGCGGCGATCGAGAGCGACGTGGTGATGAGCGCGGTGGGCCGCATGCCCAACGCCGCCGGATTCGGTTACGAAGAGGCGGGCATCGAGTTCGACCGCCGCGCTGTGGCCGTGGACGAGCATCTCCGCACGAACATCCCCGGCGTGTACGCCGTCGGCGACGTCATCGGCGGCATGATGCTCGCGCACGTGGCCGAGGAGGAGGGCGTCATCGCGGCGCGGAACGCCGTGGCCGAGTCCGAGCACGGAGCCGGAGCCGGGCTTGAGAGCGTCCGTTACGACTGCATACCGGCATGCGTGTACACGTTCCCCGAGGTCGCCACCGTGGGATCGTCACGTGACTCGGCGAAGGAGCGCGGCATCGACGCGGTCCAGGCCATCGCCAAGTTCGCGGCGAACGGAAAGGCGCTCGGCGAAGGGGAGAGCGACGGGTTCGTGCAACTGGTCGCGGAGAAGGGCAGCGGCCGCATAGCGGGCTGCCAGATCGTGGGTCCCCACGCGGTCGAGACGATCCATGAGGTCGCCGTGGCGATGCGCCATGACCTCACCGTCCGCCAACTCGCCGAGACGGTTCACGCTCACCCCACCGTCTCCGAGGTCATCCGTATGGCGTGCGCTGACGCCGCCGGGAAGTGCGGCTGCTAG